One genomic segment of Belonocnema kinseyi isolate 2016_QV_RU_SX_M_011 chromosome 2, B_treatae_v1, whole genome shotgun sequence includes these proteins:
- the LOC117167888 gene encoding uncharacterized protein LOC117167888, which translates to MNMNVPGLICLKQPHASPPLFCSLSIRRGIIVQINSIDDTLISSGLYVCLYQKFGEVSFFFLLPKHPKEMKRWQQAIRRDDRNTFCKQHFWKSGKIWKADVKGPDGSVVCSICLPDRSTIYWIYLNYDTPPDAKMTTTAYTYTGDA; encoded by the exons ATGAACATGAATGTCCCTGGACTGATATGCTTGAaacagccccatgcatcgcccccacttttctgttctcttagcatccggaggggtatcatagttcaaataaattcaatagaTGACACTCTgatcag CTCCGGGTTGTACGTCTGTCTATACCAGAAATTcggagaagtttcatttttttttcttctgccaAAACATCCCAAAGAAATGAAACGGTGGCAACAGGCTATTCGCAGGGATGACAGAAATACATTTTGTAAACAACACTTTTGGAAAAGTGGTAAAATTTGGAAGGCAGATGTTAAAGGCCCAGACGGAAGTGTAGTATGTAGTATAT GCCTACCTGATCGAAgtaccatctattggatttatctgaactacgatacccctccggatgctaaaatGACAactactgcatacacatacacgggcGATGCGTAG